In the Equus quagga isolate Etosha38 chromosome 6, UCLA_HA_Equagga_1.0, whole genome shotgun sequence genome, caacgtAAGTTGCTTATCATATGCTATATAGGCTGGGAGCTCAGATGATGAGGTTAGGATGACACACAACTATCAGGACACACAAGGGCCCAAGTGACTCTTACTGATACAATGGATGAATTCCAGTGAAAAGAGTTTATAAACTCACTTTCAGCTGATCAATGATGTTTTTACATCAAGAACTGAGACTGGTGAGGGAGATGACATCCGGATAAGTAGAGTTttactctgtttttcttcctgggtcacaatgcaaacaaataaattgtTCCAGTTTACAAATAAACTGTACCAAGTTCAGACTGACCCATTATTAGTAATCTGCACTAAACCATAAGAAACTACAAATCATGTGGACTACCCTATCCAATGatattttgccatattctgttccCTAGGCTTGTCTCAAGAAGTTTGCCCTGGGTATGTGACTTTATCAATGcatgtattatatgtatatatttaaacgTGAAGGGTGAGGCATTTACTTTGACTATTTGATATACGTATATGGCCTAAGATTGCCATGTTAAATATATTAGACTACTCTGTTCTGTAGTtgtgttttggttatttttgaatAGTCTGGGTGGGGGTAATAATTAAGGATATGAGTCACTAAAATGTAGCCCCTAAATGTCATATACACATTAAGGTTAACACCAAAATTGTTCGTTTGTTAACTATAAGCAATTACGAAAATGAgattggagaagaaaaaacttaGATTCACAGATCTTAGGGCAGCAGCAGAGGCCATGAAAAAATTCACTTTATTCTAGCttgaaatttaatgaaagaaataacacaCAAAACTTTAGCTATTAAACTGCATATTCAATGAGTTAAGGGGGGGCATGGAGAGAGGGCCTCCCCTTTGATCTCATATGTTGCATTAAAAATCCACCACTGGTAATGAATTTTTGAGCACTCTCTGACAGTACACGTGACTTGGTCCTGGCTCTTTGAAAATGAGCAGACTGAAACTGACTTAAAATATGATTGTGTCTACAGTACACTTACAACTGTCTTTCAGTAAATGTCTTTCAAGTTGGGCTATAGGTAGAATTAGGTGGGAAAAAGGAAATGACGCTAAATCAAAATTATTAGCAATTATTAACCAATAACAAGAACCAGACAAAACATTCATGTGTAATTAAacagaaattagaataatttgCTAAAACTTTGAACTAAAATAGTATCACATTTTTAATGCTTGAAATCATCGAAACAATATACTCAGtcaatttaagagaaaaacaaacattttaagcCACTTAAGCTACCAGCCATATTTCTAAAAAGCATCCTTTAGAAAAGAGTTTATATCAGGAAAGACCTTATCTGCATTACTTTAAATTATCTAATACTTGAGTCACACCTTGAAgaaacttgttttgttttcagcttcctcttttttttgaacGGTAAGGCAgctagactaaaaaaaaaattaagccgCATTCTGTAATGTGAATGGCATATTTGTACTCCCATATGCTAATACTCTCTCAATCCCAGGGAGCTGCTATGTCTTCAAATAATTTGATAATCTGTCTTCAAAGTTTCGTCTCAATTGAAGAGTTCAGTTTTGTAAAACACCTTGGCACCATTCAATCTTTTATGAGACGAGAAAGATCTCTTTCCTCTCGACTTGACATTTTTACAGCATATATGTGAACAATTTTTGATGTGAAATATTGCAaaggttgatttttttgttattcaaTCTGAAAATGTCTCCACTATACTTCCACAGCTCCCCTCTTCCCAACAAAAATCTACCTACCCCACTCCCCCCTGCAAGTTTTAAACTTTGCCTCCTTTGGGGTTCTGCACAAGCGCCACTAATAATATCCAAGAGACAAAGAACTGTGCTGTGGGTTCACGGGATGCCAAATTTGAGTTGTGAAACAAAGCACTCAAATTTGAGACTCAAGATGATGAGGATGGTGATGCTGgcaaaaatttattataaagcacAAGACCCCGGAGCCATCTCCCTAGCCAGATCGCCCTGCCCACGGCCACCCCGGAGCACCGCGGAGGGAGCTCTGGCCCGGGACAGTGGCCGCCGGCCGCACCGCGAAGTCCCCTGCCCGCAGCCCCGGCCCTCTCACCGCTTTACTCGGATGATCTGGTCCCGCATGGGCTTGATGTCCTGGAAGCTCTGCTGGTTGACGAGGCTGTAGACCAGGATGAAGCCCTGGCCGTTCTTGATGTACAGGTCCCGCATGGACGCAAACTGCTCGGTGCCCGCCGTGTCCAGGATCTCCAGCACCGACGGCGACGAGTCCACCTCGATCTCCTTGCGGTAGAAGTCCTCGATGGTGGGGTCATATTTCTCGATGAAGGTGCCGGTCACGAACTGCACGGTCAGGGCGGATTTGCCGACCCCGCCCGAGCCCAGCACCACCACTTTGTACTCGCGCATCGTCCctccgcggccgccgccgccgccgccgcccgcgacATAGACCTACGCCCGCCGCGCTGCGCCCCCGGACCCTGCGCCGGCGGCCGGCCCCGCCGCCTCCCGCGGCCGCCCCCACCTCACGGCCGCCGCGGCCCCCCGGGCGCCGGCGGAGGAAGCAGCGGCCCTGGGCATGGACCAAGCCGGGCGGCAACGCGGCCCCGCGGGCGCCGGCAGGCACTGAGGACGAGCAGGAAGCGGGAGCCGCCGGAGCCGCCCGTGCCGCGGGCCCGCAGTGCCGCCCGCCAGCCCCGCCCCTCGCGCCTCCACGCCCAGCTCCCGCCCGCCGCCAGCCGCCGCCGCTTCCCCCGGCGCCAGAGCGCGCGCCCGAGCCCAAGTCGCAGCACTgccgggggcggggcccggcGGCCCGGGGCGGGGCCCGGAGACGCAGCCCCGCCCCTCCGACCCCGTCGCCTAGCGACCGGCCGCGCGCGCTCCCGGGAGGCTCTGCGCCGCGCGGAAGCCTCTGCCCGCGCTCACATAAACAACCGCCTCGGCCGGCCAAGAGTACCCCGCCCCACACGCCCCACCGAACCCGGGGCCTGCGTACTGAGCATGCGCAGTTCGTCCGCCTGAGCCGGGAACCTCGTCAACTTGAGACTCCCACGCTCAGAATTTGGCGGAGCCAAGATGTTAGAGGGGCCAGAGCAACCTGCAGGCTTTAAGCTGAAGCGAGCAGTGAGAAGCAGAGATGGGCAAGGTACAAAAGGAGGCCTTGGCGTGAGGGCCTTGCCCAACCCCATCCAGTCAGCATGCCCGAGAGCTTCGGTTTTATCTTGTATAAACATAACGAGAAGCAGCTTGGTTTAAGGGGATGCGCATAAACACAACGAGATGAAACTCTGCTTTTAGCGTCAGGACACTGAGGGAGAGGTGACAGACCCCGCCCGCCCCACTGCCGGAGGCGGCGAAGGGCAGAGACCGCGAAAGCCGGGCCCACGCCCGGTGACGTCGCCGGAGCTCcgcccaccctcccccagccccgcccttCTTCAGTGCCCGACTGAAGTCGAGCTCTTCCCACGCCCTGTCAGCGGCGGGCGCTTGAAAAACCGGGAGAGCGGAGCCCCAAGCCGCAGCCAGAAGGCCCAGGGACACCTCATAGCAACAGCCAGTTGGGGCACCTAGTAGGAAGCTGGGATTCATCCCAGCCAACCAGACCACGTCTCTGGACCCCATGATAGCATTCTCGGCCAATAGACGGCCGCTTCATACCACGTGACGCCCGTGCATCAGCCAATGGGGATAATGTCTAGTCTCAGGAATCAGCCAACCCACCTCCCCCGTTGCTTGGTCCGGCTGGGCGTTTGCTCCTGCGCACCGTCTGCCAACCAATCGTAGGTGAGCTGATGAGTGATGGAGGCTTGGGCTGAGCCAACCAGAATTCGTGATTCCTTTGCCCCCCCAGGGCCGGTGGTGTGCAGACAGGGCCGGGGCTGGTGGGGTTTGGGAGGGGTCAGAGATTGAGGCGCTGGTCGCTGTGCCCCGTTCTGGCCTGGAGCAAGATGTATTGCAGGCGGGAGTGATGAATTCCGCTTTTAAGGTCGTCTCCGTGGCATTCTGCCTAAATGATGGGCGTGGAATTGGTGCTGAGGGATGTGGGCTGAAGCGTGGGATGAATCGAGAAAACAGGGACTTTTGTTTTTAGGGTGAGAAATTTTCCGGTCCTTAAGGAGACATACTGCGGCAGTTGCATGGTTCCTCCGTGCGTGcttcctaaaacatttttttttaactactcaGTTTTAAAACTTACCGTTGTCTCTCTCAGCATTAGAATTTACACACTCTCTCCCACCCATGACGTCACATTTAGAAATTATATCCCCAGATATTCCTGGATTATATTTTGCAGTAACTCGTATTAGATTTACCTTCCTTAAACTGTGTCTCTTGAGCTAGTCGGCGCCCAGCCTTTACTAGCTCACATTTCTTGGGAATAACGAATGTCCGTGCTTTAAATGTTTGATCATGGCATAACTCTTCACCCTTTCTTTTCCCCACAAGGACATCATGTCGAGAGGATTTTGGTCTGAGTTCCTCAAAAAGACAGGTGTTCTTTCACCATCTTTTCTGTCAGTTATCACACTACTACAAAGATATACTGAGATTTAGCAGTGTTCTACTGCTCTGTCACTACGTTATATTAGAATGGATAACTACGTTTGCATTATCTTGCTATAATATAACACATAC is a window encoding:
- the RAP2A gene encoding ras-related protein Rap-2a, which translates into the protein MREYKVVVLGSGGVGKSALTVQFVTGTFIEKYDPTIEDFYRKEIEVDSSPSVLEILDTAGTEQFASMRDLYIKNGQGFILVYSLVNQQSFQDIKPMRDQIIRVKRYEKVPVILVGNKVDLESEREVSSNEGRALAEEWGCPFMETSAKSKTMVDELFAEIVRQMNYAAQPDKDDPCCSACNIQ